The following are from one region of the Pseudomonas putida genome:
- a CDS encoding methyl-accepting chemotaxis protein, protein MKNWTLRQRILASFAVIIAIMLLMIVAAYSRLVTIASAEQAVGTDSIPGLYYSSMIRSAWVDSYVTSQQLVGLSNHREFTSADAELFKSFEDRLKAHMASYQNTIQDDDDQTRFDTFVQMEATYLKIVGQVLDAYRQRDYAEAQRLITDVLTPAWLDGRKLLNEVIEHNRLAADTDTNEIVGAVSTAKGSMIISLLLAIIAAGVCGLLLMRAITAPMQRIVHALDKLRSGDLSMRLSLDRKDEFGAIESGFNEMAEALANLVAQAQRSSVQVTTSVTEIAATSKQQQATATETAATTTEIGATSREIAATSRDLVRTMTEVTSAADQASSLAGSGQQGLARMEETMHQVMGAADLVNAKLGILNEKASNITQMVVTIVKVADQTNLLSLNAAIEAEKAGEYGRGFAVVATEVRRLADQTAVATYDIEQMVREIQSAVSAGVMGMDKFSEEVRRGMFEVQQVGEQLSQIIHQVQALAPRVLMVNEGMQAQATGAEQINQALAQLSDASTQTVESLRQASFAIDELSQVAAGLRGGVSRFKV, encoded by the coding sequence GTGAAGAACTGGACCTTGCGCCAACGGATCCTGGCAAGTTTCGCCGTGATCATCGCCATCATGCTGCTGATGATCGTGGCCGCCTACTCGCGGTTGGTGACCATCGCCTCCGCCGAGCAGGCAGTGGGGACCGACAGCATTCCCGGCCTCTACTACAGCTCGATGATCCGCAGCGCCTGGGTCGACAGCTACGTCACCAGCCAGCAGCTGGTGGGCCTGTCCAACCACCGCGAATTCACCTCTGCCGATGCAGAGCTGTTCAAGAGCTTCGAGGACCGGCTCAAGGCGCATATGGCCAGTTACCAGAACACCATTCAGGACGATGACGACCAGACGCGCTTCGACACCTTCGTGCAGATGGAGGCTACCTACCTCAAGATTGTCGGGCAGGTCCTCGACGCCTATCGCCAGCGCGACTATGCCGAGGCCCAGCGGTTGATCACCGATGTCCTCACCCCGGCCTGGCTGGACGGTCGCAAGCTGCTGAACGAGGTGATTGAACACAACCGTCTGGCGGCCGACACCGACACCAACGAGATTGTCGGTGCAGTGAGCACGGCCAAGGGCAGCATGATCATTTCGCTCCTGCTGGCAATCATAGCCGCAGGCGTGTGTGGCCTGTTGCTGATGCGCGCCATCACCGCGCCCATGCAGCGCATTGTCCACGCCCTCGACAAACTGCGCTCGGGCGACCTGAGCATGCGCCTGAGCCTGGACCGCAAGGACGAATTCGGTGCCATCGAGAGCGGCTTCAACGAAATGGCCGAAGCCCTGGCCAACCTGGTGGCCCAGGCCCAGCGCTCGTCGGTGCAGGTGACCACCTCGGTAACCGAGATCGCCGCCACTTCCAAGCAGCAGCAGGCTACCGCCACCGAAACCGCCGCCACCACTACGGAAATCGGCGCCACCTCGCGGGAAATCGCCGCCACCTCGCGCGACTTGGTGCGTACCATGACCGAAGTCACCTCGGCCGCCGATCAGGCCTCCAGCCTGGCCGGCTCCGGCCAGCAGGGCCTGGCGCGCATGGAGGAAACCATGCACCAGGTGATGGGCGCTGCCGACCTGGTCAACGCCAAGCTGGGCATCCTCAACGAGAAGGCCAGCAACATCACCCAGATGGTGGTGACCATCGTCAAGGTCGCCGACCAGACCAACCTGTTGTCGCTGAATGCTGCCATCGAGGCGGAGAAGGCCGGCGAGTACGGCCGCGGCTTTGCCGTGGTGGCAACCGAAGTGCGCCGCCTGGCCGACCAGACTGCCGTGGCCACCTACGACATCGAGCAGATGGTGCGCGAGATCCAGTCCGCCGTGTCGGCCGGGGTCATGGGCATGGACAAGTTTTCCGAAGAGGTGCGCCGCGGCATGTTCGAGGTGCAGCAGGTGGGCGAGCAACTTAGCCAGATCATCCACCAGGTGCAGGCCCTGGCACCGCGCGTGTTGATGGTCAATGAAGGCATGCAGGCCCAGGCCACCGGTGCCGAACAGATCAACCAGGCGCTGGCGCAGCTCAGCGATGCCAGCACCCAGACGGTCGAGTCGTTGCGCCAGGCCAGTTTCGCCATCGACGAGCTGAGCCAGGTGGCCGCCGGCCTGCGTGGCGGCGTGTCGCGTTTCAAAGTCTGA
- a CDS encoding chemotaxis protein CheW: MNELQPRAARAGNAQGALYLQFRIKEQRFALSVHEVIEVLPRQPLKPIAQAPDWVAGILAHRGLLVPVIDLAALSFGQPAAQRTSTRLVLVHYRDGLQLGLILEQATETLRCHPDEFQPYGVDSGEAPYLGPVRQDEQGLLQCIEVNDLLPDAVHELLYADDPTGRPT; the protein is encoded by the coding sequence ATGAATGAATTGCAACCGCGTGCTGCGCGAGCGGGCAACGCCCAGGGGGCGTTGTACCTGCAGTTTCGCATCAAGGAGCAGCGCTTTGCCCTGAGCGTGCACGAGGTGATCGAGGTGCTACCGCGCCAGCCGCTCAAGCCGATCGCTCAGGCGCCTGATTGGGTCGCGGGCATTCTTGCCCACCGAGGCCTGCTGGTGCCGGTGATCGACCTGGCAGCGTTGAGCTTTGGCCAGCCAGCGGCGCAACGCACCAGTACCCGGCTGGTGCTGGTGCATTACCGCGATGGCCTGCAGCTTGGCCTGATCCTGGAACAGGCCACCGAAACCCTGCGTTGCCACCCCGACGAGTTCCAGCCGTATGGCGTAGACAGCGGCGAAGCCCCGTATCTGGGCCCGGTGCGCCAGGATGAACAGGGCTTGTTGCAGTGCATCGAAGTCAACGATCTGCTGCCCGATGCCGTGCACGAGCTGCTGTACGCCGATGATCCGACAGGGAGGCCGACATGA
- a CDS encoding CheR family methyltransferase — MSEQRFFRFLRDRIGLDVESVGAPMVERALRQRCLEANAADLDDYWLYLQRSLDEQQALIEAVIVPETWFFRYPESFTALASLAHKRLAELAGARPLRLLSLPCSTGEEPYSLAMALFDAGIAPGAFLIDGMDISPGSVAKAVQAVYGRNAFRGSDLSFRERYFDVVEEGHHLHQRVREQVNLQVGNVLDPTLASRDGLYDFVFCRNLLIYFDVPTQQRVFEVLKRLLHPQGVLFIGPAEGSLLARLGMRPLGVAQSFAYVRQEDGAAARAPAPVQPVRRTLPPLATPGFSAANAPLPRPLRVLPTPARPAPARAQKREEASELLASIARLANAGASEQARAECQRYLGQFAPAAQVYYWLGLLSDTEGDAQQALSHYRKALYLEPQHPEALVHLAALLAAQGDLAGARRLQERAARVGRESER, encoded by the coding sequence ATGAGCGAACAGCGTTTCTTCCGCTTCCTGCGCGACCGCATCGGCCTGGATGTGGAGTCGGTGGGCGCGCCCATGGTCGAGCGTGCGCTACGCCAGCGTTGTCTGGAGGCCAACGCCGCGGATCTGGATGATTACTGGCTGTACCTGCAGCGATCGCTGGATGAGCAACAGGCACTGATCGAGGCGGTGATTGTCCCGGAAACCTGGTTTTTCCGTTATCCCGAATCCTTCACTGCGCTGGCCAGCCTGGCACACAAGCGCCTGGCCGAGCTGGCCGGGGCGCGCCCGCTGCGCTTGCTCAGCCTGCCCTGTTCGACCGGCGAGGAACCCTATTCACTGGCCATGGCCCTGTTCGATGCCGGCATCGCGCCGGGGGCGTTTCTGATCGACGGCATGGACATCAGCCCCGGTTCGGTGGCCAAGGCCGTGCAGGCCGTGTACGGCCGCAATGCTTTCCGTGGCAGCGACCTGAGCTTTCGCGAGCGCTACTTCGATGTCGTCGAAGAAGGCCACCACCTTCATCAGCGGGTGCGCGAGCAGGTCAACCTGCAGGTGGGCAATGTGCTCGACCCGACGCTGGCCAGCCGCGATGGCCTGTACGATTTCGTGTTCTGTCGCAACTTGCTGATCTACTTCGATGTACCGACCCAGCAACGGGTGTTCGAAGTGCTCAAGCGCCTGCTGCACCCACAGGGCGTGCTGTTCATCGGCCCGGCCGAAGGCAGCTTGTTGGCACGCCTGGGCATGCGCCCGCTGGGGGTTGCCCAGTCGTTTGCCTACGTGCGCCAGGAGGACGGCGCCGCCGCGCGGGCCCCGGCCCCGGTGCAGCCCGTGCGGCGCACCTTGCCACCCTTGGCGACGCCAGGCTTTTCCGCCGCGAACGCGCCCTTGCCCCGGCCGCTACGCGTGCTGCCGACGCCAGCCAGGCCCGCACCGGCCCGCGCGCAGAAACGCGAGGAGGCCAGCGAGTTGCTGGCCAGCATTGCCCGGCTGGCCAACGCCGGCGCCAGCGAGCAGGCCCGTGCCGAATGCCAGCGCTACCTGGGCCAGTTCGCGCCTGCGGCGCAGGTTTACTACTGGCTTGGGCTGCTGAGCGATACCGAAGGCGATGCGCAGCAGGCGCTGAGCCACTACCGCAAAGCCCTGTACCTGGAGCCGCAGCACCCTGAGGCGCTGGTGCACCTGGCGGCCTTGCTGGCGGCCCAGGGCGACCTGGCCGGTGCCCGGCGCCTGCAGGAGCGCGCTGCGCGGGTTGGCCGGGAGTCTGAACGATGA
- a CDS encoding chemotaxis protein CheW, with the protein MKESAMQLLAEDDAHIDDCWNRIGVHGDKQCPLLERHVHCRNCEVYAAAATRLLDRYALMQDHQAAMAPPVEESSGRSMLLFRLGEEWLALATACLAEIAPLQAVHSLPHQRSRVLLGVANVRGALVPCLSLADLLGVQASAGEQRSGRSMPRMLILAAKGGPVVMAVEEIDGIHRLDPLLPGSGQDATHFTAAVLQWRGRSVRVLDDQHLLSAVQRSLS; encoded by the coding sequence ATGAAGGAATCCGCGATGCAATTGCTCGCCGAGGATGACGCGCACATCGACGACTGTTGGAACCGCATCGGCGTGCACGGCGACAAGCAGTGCCCGCTGCTGGAGCGTCACGTTCACTGCCGCAACTGCGAAGTCTACGCCGCTGCTGCCACTCGCCTGCTCGATCGCTACGCGCTGATGCAGGACCATCAGGCTGCCATGGCGCCGCCGGTCGAGGAAAGCAGTGGCCGCTCCATGCTGCTGTTCCGCCTGGGGGAAGAGTGGCTGGCGCTGGCCACTGCCTGCCTGGCCGAAATTGCCCCGTTGCAAGCGGTGCATTCACTGCCCCACCAGCGCTCGCGGGTGTTGCTTGGGGTGGCCAACGTGCGCGGTGCGCTGGTGCCCTGCCTGTCACTGGCCGACCTGCTGGGGGTACAGGCCAGCGCTGGCGAACAACGCAGCGGCCGATCGATGCCGCGCATGCTGATCCTGGCCGCCAAGGGGGGGCCGGTAGTGATGGCGGTCGAGGAAATCGACGGCATTCACCGGCTCGACCCGCTGCTGCCGGGCAGTGGTCAGGACGCCACCCACTTCACCGCTGCGGTGCTGCAATGGCGTGGCCGTAGCGTGCGAGTGCTGGACGATCAACACTTACTGTCTGCCGTGCAGCGGAGCCTGTCATGA
- a CDS encoding hybrid sensor histidine kinase/response regulator → MTPEQMRDASLLELFSLEAEAQTQVLSVGLMALERNPTQADQLEACMRAAHSLKGAARIVGVDAGVSVAHVMEDCLVAAQEGRLRLSAEHIDALLQGTDLLMRIATPGDTVAQASLPVFLAQMANLLDPGGAVMPPVPPALPAAPETPVQAMQAEAFPLPVEPLAPEPEPASHRKAGKRAGEGSERVLRVTADRLNSLLDLSSKSLVETQRLKPYLATLQRLKRMHGQGMQALDGLRTQLEGSGQSSEVLEALAQTQRLLAETQQILQQQASDLDEFGWQASQRAQLLYDTALACRMRPFADVLTGQSRMVRDLGRSLGKPVRLLVEGEKTQVDRDVLEKLEAPLTHLLRNAVDHGIELPERRLLAGKAEEGVIRLRALHQAGMLSLELIDDGAGIDLERLRSSIVERALSPADTVARMSEAELLTFLFLPGFSLRDKVTEVSGRGVGLDAVQHMIRELRGSIELTQSAGQGCRFHLQVPLTLSVVRSLVVEVGGEAYAFPLAHIERTLEVGADEIVQIEGRQHFWHEGRHIGLVAASQLLNRPAGQAQESSLRVVVIREREQLYGVAVERLVGERVLVVMPLDPRLGKVQDISSGALLDDGSVVLIIDVEDLLRSLEKLLSTGSLERIERGGSGARGVARKRILVVDDSLTVRELQRKLLGNRGYDVAVAVDGMDGWNALRGEDFDLLITDIDMPRMDGIELVTLVRRDQRLQSLPVMVVSYKDREEDRRRGLDAGADYYLAKASFHDDALLDAVVELIGGAQG, encoded by the coding sequence ATGACCCCAGAGCAAATGCGCGACGCATCGTTGCTCGAACTGTTCAGCCTGGAGGCCGAGGCGCAGACCCAGGTGCTCAGCGTCGGCCTGATGGCGCTGGAACGTAACCCTACGCAGGCCGACCAGCTCGAGGCTTGCATGCGTGCCGCCCACTCGCTGAAGGGGGCGGCGCGGATCGTCGGGGTGGATGCGGGTGTCAGCGTTGCCCACGTCATGGAAGATTGCCTGGTAGCTGCCCAGGAGGGCCGCCTGCGTTTGAGCGCCGAGCATATCGACGCCCTTTTGCAGGGCACTGACCTGCTGATGCGCATTGCTACGCCTGGTGACACCGTGGCGCAGGCGAGCCTGCCGGTGTTCCTCGCGCAAATGGCCAACCTGCTTGATCCTGGTGGGGCAGTCATGCCCCCCGTGCCACCTGCCTTGCCAGCGGCGCCGGAAACGCCAGTGCAAGCCATGCAAGCCGAAGCGTTTCCGTTGCCTGTCGAGCCCTTGGCGCCCGAACCCGAGCCGGCCTCACATCGCAAGGCCGGCAAGCGCGCGGGCGAAGGTTCGGAACGGGTGCTGCGGGTAACCGCCGACCGCCTCAACAGCCTGCTCGACCTGTCCAGCAAGTCGCTGGTGGAAACCCAGCGGCTCAAGCCTTACCTGGCCACCCTGCAGCGCCTCAAGCGCATGCACGGCCAGGGCATGCAGGCGCTCGACGGCCTGCGCACGCAGCTGGAGGGCAGTGGTCAGAGCAGCGAGGTGCTCGAAGCCCTGGCACAGACCCAGCGCTTGCTGGCAGAAACCCAGCAGATCCTGCAGCAGCAGGCTAGCGACCTGGACGAGTTCGGCTGGCAGGCCAGCCAGCGCGCGCAACTGCTTTACGACACTGCGCTGGCCTGCCGGATGCGGCCGTTTGCCGATGTGCTGACCGGCCAGAGCCGCATGGTGCGGGACCTTGGCCGCTCGCTGGGCAAGCCGGTGCGGTTGCTGGTGGAAGGGGAAAAGACCCAGGTTGACCGCGATGTCCTGGAAAAGCTCGAAGCGCCGCTGACCCACCTGCTGCGTAACGCGGTCGACCACGGCATCGAGCTGCCCGAGCGGCGTCTGCTGGCGGGCAAGGCGGAGGAGGGCGTGATTCGCCTGCGAGCCTTGCACCAGGCCGGCATGCTCAGCCTTGAACTGATCGATGACGGAGCTGGCATCGACCTTGAGCGCCTGCGCAGCAGCATCGTCGAGCGTGCCCTGTCGCCCGCCGACACGGTGGCGCGGATGAGCGAGGCAGAGTTGCTGACGTTCCTGTTCCTGCCCGGCTTCAGCCTGCGCGACAAGGTCACCGAGGTGTCCGGGCGCGGCGTCGGCCTGGATGCGGTGCAGCACATGATCCGTGAGCTGCGCGGTTCGATCGAGCTGACCCAGTCGGCCGGGCAGGGCTGCCGTTTCCACTTGCAGGTGCCGCTGACCCTGTCGGTGGTGCGCAGCCTGGTGGTCGAGGTAGGCGGCGAGGCGTATGCCTTCCCGCTTGCCCATATCGAACGCACGCTGGAAGTGGGCGCCGACGAGATCGTGCAGATCGAAGGGCGCCAGCACTTCTGGCACGAAGGCCGGCACATCGGTCTGGTCGCGGCCAGCCAGCTGCTCAACCGCCCGGCCGGGCAAGCGCAGGAGAGCAGCCTGCGGGTGGTAGTGATCCGTGAACGTGAGCAACTCTACGGCGTGGCCGTGGAGCGGCTGGTGGGCGAGCGGGTGCTGGTGGTTATGCCGCTCGACCCACGGCTGGGCAAGGTGCAGGACATTTCCTCGGGCGCCTTGCTCGACGATGGTTCGGTGGTACTGATCATTGATGTCGAGGACCTGCTGCGCTCGCTGGAGAAACTGCTCAGCACCGGCAGCCTTGAACGCATCGAGCGCGGCGGCAGCGGCGCCCGTGGCGTAGCGCGCAAGCGCATCCTGGTGGTCGACGACTCGCTGACCGTGCGTGAACTGCAGCGCAAGCTGCTTGGCAACCGTGGCTACGACGTTGCGGTGGCGGTGGATGGCATGGACGGCTGGAACGCCCTGCGTGGCGAAGACTTCGACCTGCTGATCACCGACATTGACATGCCGCGCATGGACGGCATCGAACTGGTCACCCTGGTGCGCCGCGACCAGCGCCTGCAATCGCTGCCGGTGATGGTGGTGTCGTACAAGGACCGTGAGGAAGACCGACGGCGTGGCCTGGATGCCGGCGCCGACTATTATTTGGCCAAGGCCAGTTTCCACGACGATGCGTTGCTGGATGCTGTGGTTGAGCTGATCGGAGGTGCTCAGGGATGA
- the wspF gene encoding Wsp signal transduction system protein-glutamate methylesterase WspF (signal transduction system involved in biofilm formation), with the protein MKIAIVNDMPMAVEALRRVVAFEPEHQVIWVAGNGAEAVQRCTEQLPDLILMDLIMPVMDGVEATRRIMAETPCAIVIVTVDRKQNMHRVFEAMGHGALDVVDTPALGAGDPREAAAPLLRKILNISWLIGQQRAPAARSVAAPVRVTSQHRGLVAIGSSAGGPAALEVLLKSLPAAFPAAIVLVQHVDQVFAAGMAEWLSSAAGLPVRLAREGEPPQPGQVLLAGTNHHIRLLQNGQLAYTAEPVNEIYRPSIDVFFESVARYWTGDAVGVLLTGMGRDGAQGLKLMRQQGFLTIAQDQASSAVYGMPKAAAAIDAAVEIRPLERIAGRLMEFFAK; encoded by the coding sequence ATGAAGATCGCCATCGTCAACGACATGCCCATGGCCGTCGAGGCGCTGCGCCGGGTAGTTGCCTTCGAGCCCGAGCACCAGGTGATCTGGGTGGCCGGTAATGGTGCCGAGGCGGTGCAGCGTTGCACGGAGCAACTACCGGACCTGATCCTCATGGACCTGATAATGCCAGTGATGGACGGTGTCGAGGCCACTCGCAGGATCATGGCCGAAACCCCCTGCGCCATCGTGATCGTAACGGTCGACCGCAAGCAGAACATGCACCGGGTGTTCGAGGCCATGGGCCACGGCGCCCTCGACGTGGTCGACACGCCGGCGTTGGGGGCGGGCGATCCGCGCGAAGCGGCAGCGCCACTGCTGCGCAAGATCCTCAACATAAGCTGGCTGATCGGCCAGCAGCGAGCCCCGGCCGCACGCTCGGTCGCTGCCCCGGTACGGGTCACGTCCCAGCACCGCGGGCTGGTGGCGATCGGCTCGTCGGCTGGCGGCCCGGCAGCCCTTGAAGTACTGCTCAAGAGCCTGCCGGCGGCATTCCCGGCGGCGATCGTGCTGGTCCAGCATGTGGACCAGGTTTTTGCTGCCGGCATGGCCGAATGGCTCAGCAGCGCTGCCGGCTTGCCGGTGCGCCTGGCCCGTGAAGGCGAGCCGCCGCAGCCGGGGCAGGTGTTGCTGGCCGGCACCAATCACCACATCCGCCTGCTACAGAACGGCCAACTGGCCTACACTGCCGAACCAGTCAATGAGATCTACCGGCCTTCGATCGATGTGTTCTTCGAGAGTGTGGCGCGCTACTGGACCGGCGATGCGGTGGGCGTGCTGCTTACCGGCATGGGCCGCGACGGTGCCCAGGGCCTGAAGCTGATGCGCCAGCAGGGCTTCCTGACCATTGCCCAGGACCAGGCCAGCAGTGCGGTGTACGGGATGCCCAAGGCCGCTGCGGCTATCGATGCCGCAGTGGAAATCCGCCCGCTGGAACGCATAGCCGGGCGCTTGATGGAATTTTTCGCAAAATGA
- the wspR gene encoding Wsp signal transduction system regulator diguanylate cyclase WspR (signal transduction system involved in biofilm formation), which translates to MNDLPIEGFATANENSAMVLLVDDQAMIGEAVRRGLANEENIDFHFCADPHQAVAQAVRIKPTVILQDLIMPGLDGLTLVREYRNNPATQDIPIIVLSTKEDPLVKSAAFAAGANDYLVKLPDTIELVARIRYHSRSYLTLLQRDEAYRALRVSQQQLLDTNLMLQRLMNSDGLTGLSNRRHFDEYLELEWRRAMREQQQLSLLMIDVDFFKAYNDSFGHLAGDEALRQVAEALRGSCSRPTDLPARYGGEEFALVLPNTSPGGARLVAEKLRQTVLGLGIPHTAPVPDSYLTVSIGLATQTPSIGSHSRQLISAADKGLYQAKNGGRNQVGIA; encoded by the coding sequence ATGAATGACTTACCGATCGAAGGTTTCGCGACCGCCAACGAGAACTCGGCAATGGTGCTGTTGGTCGATGACCAGGCCATGATCGGCGAGGCGGTACGGCGCGGCCTGGCCAATGAGGAAAACATCGATTTCCACTTCTGCGCCGACCCGCACCAGGCAGTGGCCCAGGCGGTGCGCATCAAGCCGACGGTAATCCTGCAGGACCTGATCATGCCTGGCCTGGACGGGCTGACCCTGGTGCGTGAATACCGCAACAACCCGGCGACCCAGGACATCCCGATCATCGTCCTGTCGACCAAGGAAGACCCGCTGGTCAAGAGCGCGGCGTTTGCCGCCGGGGCCAACGATTACCTGGTCAAGCTGCCGGACACCATCGAGCTGGTGGCGCGCATTCGCTATCACTCACGCTCCTACCTGACCTTGCTGCAGCGCGACGAGGCATACCGCGCCCTGCGCGTCAGCCAGCAGCAATTGCTCGACACCAACCTGATGCTGCAGCGGCTGATGAACTCCGATGGCCTGACCGGGCTGTCCAACCGCCGCCATTTTGACGAGTATCTGGAGCTGGAATGGCGCCGGGCGATGCGTGAACAGCAGCAGTTGTCGCTGCTGATGATCGACGTGGACTTCTTCAAGGCCTACAACGACAGCTTCGGTCACCTGGCCGGCGACGAGGCCTTGCGCCAGGTGGCCGAGGCGCTGCGCGGCTCGTGCTCGCGGCCGACCGACCTGCCGGCGCGCTATGGTGGCGAGGAGTTCGCGTTGGTATTGCCCAACACTTCGCCGGGTGGGGCACGCCTGGTGGCTGAGAAGCTGCGCCAGACCGTGCTCGGCCTGGGTATTCCGCATACTGCGCCGGTGCCTGACTCGTATCTGACCGTGAGCATCGGTCTGGCCACCCAGACTCCATCCATCGGCAGCCATAGCCGGCAGCTGATTTCGGCCGCCGACAAAGGCCTGTACCAGGCCAAGAATGGTGGGCGCAACCAGGTCGGCATCGCCTGA
- the prfB gene encoding peptide chain release factor 2 (programmed frameshift): MEIQPILNTIKDLTERSQSIRGYLDYDHKHDRLIEVNRELEDPNVWNKPEYAQALGRERAMLAQVVETLDKLSGGLADCQDLLDMAVEENDEGAVGDVVTELEGLEEKLAQLEFRRMFSGEMDMNNAYLDIQAGSGGTEAQDWANILLRMYLRWADKRGFDATIIELSEGEVAGIKGATVHIKGEYAFGWLRTEIGVHRLVRKSPFDSGARRHTSFSAVFVSPEIDDKVEIEINPADLRIDTYRSSGAGGQHVNTTDSAVRITHVPTNTVVACQNERSQHANKDTAMKMLRAKLYELEMQKRNAASQALEDSKSDIGWGHQIRSYVLDDSRIKDLRTGVERSDCQKVLDGDLDQYLEASLKQGL, from the exons ATGGAAATCCAACCGATCCTGAACACCATCAAGGACCTCACCGAGCGTTCCCAGTCCATTCGGGGGTATCTT GACTACGATCACAAGCATGACCGCCTGATCGAAGTCAACCGCGAGCTTGAAGACCCCAACGTCTGGAACAAGCCCGAGTACGCCCAGGCCCTGGGCCGCGAGCGTGCCATGCTGGCACAGGTCGTCGAGACCCTGGACAAGCTGTCCGGCGGCCTGGCGGACTGCCAGGACCTGCTCGACATGGCCGTCGAGGAAAATGACGAGGGCGCTGTCGGCGACGTCGTGACCGAACTGGAAGGCCTGGAAGAAAAACTGGCCCAGCTCGAGTTCCGTCGCATGTTCAGCGGCGAGATGGACATGAACAACGCCTACCTGGACATCCAGGCCGGCTCCGGTGGTACCGAGGCGCAGGACTGGGCCAACATCCTGCTGCGCATGTACCTGCGCTGGGCCGACAAGCGTGGTTTCGATGCCACCATCATCGAGCTTTCCGAAGGTGAAGTCGCCGGTATCAAGGGCGCCACCGTGCATATCAAGGGCGAGTACGCCTTCGGCTGGCTGCGCACCGAGATCGGTGTGCATCGCCTGGTGCGCAAGAGCCCGTTCGACTCCGGTGCCCGTCGCCATACCTCGTTCTCGGCGGTGTTCGTGTCGCCCGAAATCGACGACAAGGTCGAGATCGAGATCAACCCGGCCGACCTGCGCATCGACACCTACCGTTCCTCCGGTGCCGGTGGTCAGCACGTGAACACCACCGACTCGGCGGTGCGTATTACCCACGTACCGACCAATACCGTGGTGGCCTGCCAGAACGAACGCTCCCAGCACGCCAACAAGGACACCGCCATGAAGATGCTGCGGGCCAAGTTGTACGAGCTGGAAATGCAGAAGCGCAACGCCGCCTCGCAGGCGCTGGAAGACAGCAAGTCGGACATCGGCTGGGGCCACCAGATCCGCTCCTACGTACTGGATGACTCGCGTATCAAGGACCTGCGTACCGGTGTAGAGCGCAGCGACTGCCAGAAGGTATTGGACGGTGATCTCGACCAGTACCTGGAAGCGAGCCTCAAGCAGGGGCTGTAA